A section of the Candidatus Bathyarchaeota archaeon genome encodes:
- the dinB gene encoding DNA polymerase IV has protein sequence MHADLDAFYAAVEEKNNPEYTGKPIVVGADPKNGEGRGVVSTCNYEAREYGIHSAMPISRAWKLCPEAIYLPVNMSLYAQVSKRIMLILRSYADKFEQVSIDEAFLDVSQRTKNLDGAEKLAKKIKEEIKKKEGLTLSIGIGPNKLIAKIASDFRKPDGLIVVEEKNAKDFLAPLEVSKIRGIGPKTKNRLNNIGIITIGDLVSYSINKLVVEFGSWGAEFHRIAQGIDNSEVLEEREPKSFSREHTFEHDVSDADLVNSTIDQLCEDLLIEVNYYDYFFKTVTVKIRYEDFETFTRARSLSLSTNKKEVLKKVARKLVEPFLHSLKKVRLIGVKVSNLSSYEDQKILDNL, from the coding sequence ATGCATGCCGATCTCGATGCTTTCTATGCAGCTGTTGAAGAAAAAAACAATCCAGAATATACAGGAAAGCCAATAGTAGTTGGTGCTGACCCTAAAAACGGAGAAGGCAGAGGTGTAGTGAGTACATGTAATTATGAAGCTAGAGAATATGGAATTCATTCAGCTATGCCTATCTCAAGGGCTTGGAAGCTATGCCCAGAGGCAATTTATTTGCCAGTGAATATGTCGCTTTATGCTCAAGTCTCAAAGCGAATAATGTTGATCTTGAGGTCTTATGCTGATAAATTTGAGCAAGTAAGCATAGATGAAGCCTTCTTGGATGTAAGCCAAAGAACCAAAAACCTGGATGGAGCAGAAAAGTTAGCTAAGAAGATCAAAGAAGAGATTAAAAAGAAAGAAGGTTTAACACTCTCGATTGGCATTGGACCAAATAAACTCATTGCTAAGATAGCTAGTGATTTTAGAAAACCCGATGGACTTATCGTTGTGGAAGAGAAAAATGCAAAGGACTTTTTAGCACCTCTTGAAGTTAGCAAGATTAGAGGAATTGGTCCAAAAACAAAAAACCGTCTAAATAATATAGGCATAATTACTATTGGAGATTTAGTCTCATATAGCATTAACAAACTAGTAGTTGAATTCGGATCTTGGGGTGCAGAATTTCATAGGATAGCACAGGGTATAGATAATTCTGAAGTACTAGAAGAACGTGAACCTAAATCCTTCAGTAGGGAGCATACTTTTGAGCATGATGTATCGGATGCTGATCTAGTGAATTCCACTATAGACCAGCTTTGTGAGGATCTACTAATAGAAGTCAATTATTATGATTACTTCTTCAAAACTGTCACCGTAAAGATACGTTATGAAGATTTTGAGACTTTTACTAGAGCCAGATCCCTCTCCCTTTCAACAAATAAGAAAGAAGTTTTGAAGAAAGTCGCTCGCAAGTTAGTTGAACCATTTCTTCATTCCTTGAAAAAAGTCAGATTGATAGGCGTCAAAGTATCAAACCTATCCTCTTATGAGGACCAGAAAATTCTTGATAATCTATGA
- a CDS encoding 3-oxoacyl-ACP reductase FabG, with product MRLKDKVAIITGAGRGIGRAITKLYAQEGAKVVINYNRSEKEAISLAEEIQTQGGEALVIKANVAKSNEVNDMVKKAVEKFGRIDILVNNAGILISAPFDETTEEIWDETMEVNMKGPYLCSKEVTPIMQKQGKGKIIHISSICGLSERSALRNTAYVASKAGVIGLTRSMALHLGPNINVNAICPGLTDTDMAANLGPERLKAGAEEAILKRIGKPEDIANAALFLASDESDFITGEVLTVSGGRGMR from the coding sequence ATGAGATTAAAAGATAAAGTTGCGATAATTACGGGTGCTGGCCGTGGTATCGGTCGTGCAATTACAAAACTCTATGCGCAAGAAGGAGCAAAAGTTGTAATAAATTACAATAGGTCTGAAAAAGAGGCTATTAGCCTTGCAGAGGAAATTCAAACACAAGGTGGAGAAGCATTGGTCATAAAAGCCAATGTAGCAAAATCGAATGAAGTTAATGATATGGTTAAGAAAGCTGTAGAGAAATTTGGGCGCATAGATATTCTTGTAAATAATGCAGGCATACTTATTTCTGCACCGTTCGACGAAACAACAGAAGAGATTTGGGACGAAACTATGGAAGTCAATATGAAAGGGCCATATTTGTGCTCAAAAGAGGTCACTCCCATCATGCAAAAACAAGGCAAGGGTAAAATAATCCATATTTCTTCTATATGTGGACTATCTGAGCGATCAGCTTTGAGGAATACAGCTTATGTAGCTTCCAAAGCTGGAGTTATAGGTCTGACACGTTCTATGGCATTGCATCTTGGCCCAAACATAAATGTAAACGCAATTTGTCCAGGTCTTACAGATACTGATATGGCAGCTAATTTGGGGCCTGAAAGATTGAAAGCAGGAGCTGAAGAAGCCATTCTAAAGAGAATTGGTAAGCCTGAAGATATTGCAAATGCAGCATTGTTTCTTGCATCGGATGAGTCAGATTTCATAACAGGAGAGGTCTTGACTGTATCAGGTGGCAGGGGAATGAGGTAA
- a CDS encoding isoprenylcysteine carboxylmethyltransferase family protein translates to MNPLYLLGFCTSLTVHANGEAIKSMELLKQIRAIGLLPVMVIIVIPTFLIYLTSSIRFGWFLPSPFNIIPIFVGIFLITIGLIFCIKSTFLLAIIGKGTLAPWDPKQKLVVEGVYRYVRNPMIIGIFLILLGEAMLFGSIFLFYWFIIFFIGNLIYIPLFEEPSLEKRFGKNFILYKKNVPRWIPRQTPWDGPLGYKEG, encoded by the coding sequence ATGAATCCTCTTTATCTATTAGGATTTTGTACTTCTTTAACAGTGCACGCTAACGGAGAGGCGATAAAGTCTATGGAGCTTCTAAAGCAAATACGCGCTATTGGGCTACTTCCTGTAATGGTTATAATAGTAATCCCTACATTTCTTATTTACTTAACAAGTTCTATTCGCTTTGGTTGGTTTTTACCTTCGCCATTTAATATAATACCTATCTTTGTTGGGATATTTCTAATTACAATTGGCCTAATATTTTGTATTAAAAGTACATTTTTATTAGCGATCATTGGAAAAGGTACGCTAGCACCGTGGGACCCTAAACAAAAACTCGTAGTCGAAGGTGTTTATCGCTATGTTCGCAATCCAATGATTATTGGAATTTTCCTGATTCTATTAGGTGAAGCTATGTTATTTGGCTCTATTTTTCTTTTCTACTGGTTTATCATATTTTTTATTGGAAATTTAATCTATATTCCGTTGTTTGAGGAACCTAGTCTAGAAAAAAGATTTGGGAAAAATTTTATTCTATACAAGAAGAACGTACCTCGATGGATTCCACGTCAAACTCCTTGGGATGGTCCGTTAGGTTATAAGGAAGGCTAG
- a CDS encoding SDR family oxidoreductase has translation MSMFSKKSKVKPLSELVSLSGERALITGSAMGIGRAIASRFAEAGANLELVDVNEKKLKAVKDELSEFDVDISIHNVDLSKKEEIDALWNELEGKEPSILVNNAGIYPFISFLKIDGESLKKVLETNLNSIFWMCRNMIERRLEKGGVIINVSSIEAMLPFKEDLAHYSVSKAGVIALTRALAKEYGKRNFRINAIMPGGIMTPGVKNIIKEIFKLKLGIIKTAVEYRQRLPLGRFGKQDEVACMALVLASDISSYVHGTSIPIDGGFLSA, from the coding sequence ATGAGTATGTTTTCGAAAAAATCCAAGGTTAAACCTTTATCTGAACTCGTTTCGTTGAGCGGAGAGAGAGCTTTAATTACTGGATCTGCCATGGGAATTGGCAGAGCTATAGCTTCTAGATTTGCCGAAGCAGGAGCAAATCTTGAACTCGTAGATGTTAACGAGAAAAAACTGAAAGCAGTAAAGGATGAACTCTCTGAATTTGATGTGGATATTAGCATACATAACGTTGACCTCTCAAAAAAAGAAGAAATTGATGCTTTATGGAATGAATTGGAAGGTAAGGAACCTAGTATTTTAGTAAACAATGCTGGAATATATCCATTCATCAGCTTCTTGAAGATAGATGGAGAGTCTTTAAAGAAAGTTCTTGAAACCAATCTAAACTCAATCTTTTGGATGTGTCGGAACATGATTGAAAGAAGGTTAGAGAAGGGAGGGGTAATAATAAATGTCAGCTCAATCGAGGCTATGCTCCCTTTCAAGGAAGACTTGGCACATTACAGTGTAAGCAAAGCAGGCGTCATTGCTCTCACTAGAGCATTGGCCAAAGAATATGGTAAACGTAATTTTAGGATAAATGCTATTATGCCAGGCGGGATAATGACCCCGGGCGTGAAGAATATAATAAAAGAGATCTTTAAACTGAAATTGGGCATCATTAAAACAGCGGTCGAATATAGACAAAGATTGCCTCTCGGTAGATTTGGTAAACAAGATGAAGTTGCTTGCATGGCTTTGGTTTTAGCTAGTGATATATCAAGTTATGTTCATGGTACTTCAATACCTATTGATGGTGGCTTTCTTTCAGCCTAG
- a CDS encoding rhomboid family intramembrane serine protease translates to MFPLKDRNPSSIRPYITWSVIFFCIVIFIWQILGDSSHYEGAVMDFGLSPTGIVLEGAYYTFLSSMFLHANLLHLGGNMLYLYIFGDNVEDMCGHGIYIIFYLFCGVMASAIHILTNLGSSIPAIGASGAISGVLGAYIVLFPRAKILTAIPLFFFIRIIWVPAYIMIGIWFVYQFTLAFLGSGSSVAYWAHIGGFVAGLVFIRVFTRRRYWHPLYRIY, encoded by the coding sequence ATGTTTCCTCTAAAAGATAGAAATCCTTCAAGTATCCGTCCTTATATAACTTGGTCCGTAATTTTTTTTTGCATAGTTATTTTCATTTGGCAAATATTAGGGGACTCATCTCATTATGAAGGGGCTGTAATGGATTTTGGACTCTCACCGACCGGAATAGTTCTCGAAGGTGCTTACTACACTTTTCTGTCCTCTATGTTTCTCCACGCTAATCTACTTCACCTGGGAGGAAACATGCTTTACCTATATATTTTTGGAGATAATGTAGAGGACATGTGCGGACATGGCATCTACATCATTTTTTATCTCTTTTGTGGAGTAATGGCTTCAGCAATTCATATTTTGACCAATTTAGGATCATCCATACCAGCAATTGGAGCTTCGGGAGCAATTTCAGGAGTCTTGGGAGCATACATTGTTCTATTTCCAAGAGCAAAAATACTTACGGCCATCCCACTTTTCTTTTTCATCAGGATTATATGGGTACCGGCATACATTATGATCGGAATCTGGTTTGTATACCAATTTACGCTTGCCTTCCTAGGTTCCGGTTCGTCAGTCGCATATTGGGCGCATATAGGTGGCTTTGTAGCAGGATTAGTATTTATCAGGGTATTTACAAGAAGAAGGTATTGGCATCCTTTATACAGAATTTATTGA
- a CDS encoding DUF92 domain-containing protein, whose amino-acid sequence MDLWTVIAGIIAVSFFGLASFKAKIVDYSGLIAGILVGLSVFIIPQYGWKWFIVLLVFHLVAGQFTKYKYEAKRKTGMAQEKGGARAWPNVLANGAIAAIMALCEGVFGGKIFLAGFLGAIGTATSDTLATEVGLLNPKPPRLIIKLSKKVPAGTSGGVSPLGELATLFGSFVIGTSAWLLYLGGPLFEWNSFKLVLVALIAGTVGCTFDSILGATIQGLFRCSACNKITDNIKHCGKTSRHIKGMEWLDNNMVNFLSTIVGAFTAMLIFLII is encoded by the coding sequence TTGGATCTTTGGACGGTAATTGCTGGTATCATAGCAGTCTCCTTTTTTGGACTTGCTTCTTTTAAAGCGAAGATAGTTGATTACTCAGGTTTGATTGCTGGGATTCTAGTAGGTTTATCAGTGTTTATTATTCCCCAATACGGATGGAAGTGGTTTATCGTACTTCTTGTATTCCACCTCGTTGCAGGTCAATTTACTAAATACAAGTATGAAGCAAAAAGAAAGACTGGAATGGCTCAGGAGAAAGGCGGAGCCAGAGCATGGCCCAATGTATTAGCAAACGGGGCCATAGCAGCAATCATGGCTCTATGCGAGGGTGTTTTCGGAGGTAAGATCTTCCTTGCTGGTTTTCTTGGAGCCATTGGGACAGCTACATCAGATACACTTGCAACAGAAGTTGGGTTATTGAATCCAAAACCTCCAAGATTAATAATTAAGCTTAGTAAGAAAGTCCCTGCGGGTACCTCTGGCGGAGTTTCTCCTTTAGGTGAACTTGCAACATTATTTGGATCTTTTGTAATTGGAACTTCAGCTTGGCTTCTATACTTGGGAGGCCCATTATTTGAATGGAATTCATTTAAGCTAGTTTTAGTGGCATTAATAGCTGGGACTGTTGGGTGTACCTTTGATAGCATATTGGGAGCTACAATCCAAGGCCTTTTTAGATGCTCTGCTTGTAATAAAATTACTGATAATATAAAACATTGTGGAAAAACTTCAAGGCATATAAAGGGAATGGAATGGTTGGATAATAATATGGTCAATTTTCTTTCCACTATCGTTGGGGCTTTTACAGCCATGCTTATTTTTTTAATAATTTAA
- a CDS encoding RraA family protein, protein MSREFIDEFLKNAKIKRPPQKLLNEFKNLETSLIYDTLWQNFGIDTHLLGLKPIFDFMKDKVYVGTAITAKEVSTIKEPIKVVIKRFEETGRSRIDHILACIDFAEPGDIIVIDGEGREDLGLWGDNTSMLAKRNGICAVILYGAVRDVAKIRKIGFPVFAKGISPKSSGYDLESIGFNVPVTCGGVQVRPGDIIVGDEDGVINVPLEYAERVLEQATEIQTKEKMTEKAIKKSRYALESYPAGRPEILKKIGKLDKD, encoded by the coding sequence ATGTCTAGAGAGTTTATCGATGAATTTCTAAAAAACGCAAAGATTAAGAGACCTCCCCAAAAATTGTTGAATGAATTCAAAAATCTCGAGACTTCATTAATCTATGATACGCTTTGGCAAAATTTTGGAATAGATACACATCTATTAGGATTAAAGCCGATTTTCGACTTTATGAAAGATAAAGTATACGTAGGAACAGCCATTACAGCTAAAGAAGTATCCACGATAAAAGAACCGATTAAAGTTGTAATTAAAAGATTCGAAGAAACTGGAAGATCAAGAATTGATCATATCCTAGCATGTATAGATTTTGCTGAACCCGGAGATATTATTGTGATTGATGGTGAAGGACGAGAGGATTTAGGTCTATGGGGAGATAATACGTCAATGCTCGCGAAGAGAAATGGAATCTGTGCTGTAATTCTTTACGGAGCAGTAAGAGATGTAGCCAAAATTAGAAAAATTGGATTTCCAGTTTTCGCTAAAGGGATAAGTCCAAAGAGCTCTGGATATGATCTAGAATCGATAGGTTTCAATGTACCTGTGACTTGCGGTGGTGTTCAAGTCAGACCTGGAGATATTATTGTAGGCGATGAAGATGGGGTAATAAATGTACCTTTAGAATACGCAGAAAGAGTTTTAGAGCAAGCTACGGAGATTCAAACCAAGGAAAAAATGACTGAAAAAGCAATAAAGAAGTCTAGATACGCTCTTGAATCATATCCCGCTGGTAGACCAGAAATATTAAAGAAAATAGGAAAATTAGATAAAGACTAA
- a CDS encoding secondary thiamine-phosphate synthase enzyme YjbQ translates to MKIFSGSIEIRSGSRKQIANITDRLDELITGSGIQNGVLTGLVKHSTTFLIISGIEESLKDLLNLLENIINEGKLNKTSARTNMESVILHSHLQNLIAGASISVPLMNGKLDLGEGQSIYFVELAGPRDREISVTIIGE, encoded by the coding sequence TTGAAAATTTTCTCAGGTAGTATTGAAATAAGGAGTGGTTCTAGAAAACAGATAGCGAATATCACGGATAGATTAGATGAACTCATAACAGGTTCGGGTATACAAAACGGTGTCTTAACAGGGCTAGTAAAACATTCCACAACTTTCCTAATCATAAGCGGCATAGAAGAGAGTCTAAAGGATCTGTTAAATCTACTAGAGAACATTATAAACGAAGGGAAATTAAATAAAACTTCAGCAAGAACCAATATGGAATCCGTGATTTTACATTCCCATTTACAGAATTTGATCGCAGGGGCAAGTATAAGTGTGCCTCTAATGAATGGTAAATTAGATCTAGGTGAAGGGCAGTCTATTTATTTTGTAGAGCTGGCAGGACCTAGGGATAGAGAGATCTCAGTTACCATTATTGGAGAATAA
- a CDS encoding B12-binding domain-containing radical SAM protein: MKVLFVEPPKEIWFVMGEYVPPPFGIIQLASYLEREAKDAEIKVLDCNALQIDWKGLKKQIESFNPDIVASSSLATCNTSVVARTLNIAKKVDPNILTITGGQHFTATAQESLQLYPEIDVIVKGEGEQTLVELVNVAKRKSYFSKVKGISFRIDKKIFHNPSRPLIDNLNDLPYPGYHFVKDIIDKYHFAAMAGRKAPYVLIEGARGCSHQCTFCTQWQHWHGAWRLKSPKRIADEIEFCYQNFGSRFIWLTDDDFGSGGRAASLADELSKREIGDDLMWFVQWRCDDVIKNRKSLPKMRRTGLYWVMVGVESPRESTLECYKKGITRYDAEKAIEILKKNDIFSHAMFIIGERKDTAESISNLREFAHELDPDFAIFTVYTPFPGTEIFEKARRNGWIKDFNWSHYDMAHAIMPTETLSRRRVQEELYECYRSFYGSFKRRIEGVFSTNKLKRRLFLYMATQGIIQQFETLF, translated from the coding sequence ATGAAAGTTTTATTTGTTGAACCGCCGAAGGAAATATGGTTCGTTATGGGGGAGTATGTGCCTCCACCATTTGGGATTATTCAGCTTGCGTCTTACCTCGAAAGGGAAGCAAAAGATGCTGAAATTAAAGTTCTGGACTGTAATGCTCTACAAATAGATTGGAAAGGATTAAAAAAACAGATCGAGTCTTTTAATCCAGATATAGTGGCTTCATCCTCATTGGCCACATGCAATACATCTGTCGTTGCTAGAACCTTAAACATCGCAAAAAAAGTTGATCCTAATATCCTAACTATTACAGGAGGACAACATTTCACAGCCACAGCTCAAGAAAGTCTCCAGTTATATCCTGAGATCGATGTAATCGTGAAAGGAGAGGGTGAACAAACTTTGGTAGAGCTGGTCAACGTCGCAAAAAGGAAGTCTTACTTTTCAAAAGTTAAGGGCATCTCATTTAGAATCGATAAGAAGATCTTTCATAATCCCTCCAGACCTTTGATTGACAATCTTAATGATCTTCCATATCCCGGCTACCATTTTGTCAAAGATATCATTGACAAATATCATTTTGCTGCAATGGCAGGTCGCAAAGCTCCATATGTATTGATAGAAGGCGCAAGGGGCTGCTCACATCAATGTACTTTCTGTACGCAATGGCAACATTGGCATGGGGCTTGGAGATTGAAATCCCCAAAACGTATAGCTGATGAGATAGAATTCTGTTATCAAAACTTTGGAAGTAGATTCATTTGGCTAACTGATGATGATTTTGGATCGGGTGGGCGTGCAGCTAGTCTTGCTGATGAACTCAGTAAACGCGAAATCGGAGACGATCTGATGTGGTTTGTTCAGTGGAGATGTGATGATGTTATCAAAAACAGAAAAAGCCTGCCTAAAATGCGCAGAACTGGTCTTTACTGGGTAATGGTTGGTGTGGAGAGTCCTAGAGAATCAACTCTTGAATGTTACAAGAAGGGCATTACTCGATATGATGCTGAAAAAGCCATTGAGATATTGAAGAAGAATGACATCTTCTCCCATGCAATGTTTATTATAGGTGAAAGAAAAGACACGGCTGAATCAATATCCAACTTGCGAGAGTTCGCGCATGAACTGGATCCAGATTTTGCTATTTTCACTGTCTATACACCATTTCCTGGTACTGAGATTTTTGAAAAAGCCAGACGAAATGGATGGATAAAGGACTTTAACTGGTCACATTATGATATGGCTCATGCTATCATGCCCACAGAAACCTTGTCAAGAAGGAGAGTACAGGAAGAACTCTACGAGTGTTATAGAAGCTTTTACGGCTCTTTCAAAAGAAGAATCGAAGGAGTTTTTTCCACCAATAAGCTAAAAAGAAGACTCTTTTTGTATATGGCTACCCAAGGCATTATTCAACAATTTGAAACACTCTTTTAG
- a CDS encoding restriction endonuclease: MQLRLAFDIFLHYFLISISFLGLCLLPILTFNNSHASTTLIYTPLQRALVGLIFGGICLLGIMAAIFPSRCSQMLYLGRSKNSFYYRSKNNIKEDKMRIRGHHPTCDNFSGHIIQLGGKTYCAGCLGMIIGAVIALFGGLFYFSTGLYLKEGAIVIFWLGFFGVAGGLLHFTLFNLSGIFRLFFNILFVLGSFFLFIGIDMITNNLALDLYVLILIIYWIIIRIMVSQQRHQKICMLCNLKPCSSYE, translated from the coding sequence ATGCAGTTAAGATTGGCTTTCGATATTTTCTTGCACTATTTTTTGATCAGCATTTCATTTCTTGGTCTTTGCCTTCTTCCAATTTTGACTTTCAACAACTCACACGCCTCAACAACCTTAATTTATACTCCTTTACAGAGAGCATTGGTTGGTTTGATTTTCGGAGGAATCTGTCTTCTAGGTATAATGGCTGCAATCTTTCCATCAAGATGCTCACAAATGTTGTATCTTGGGAGAAGTAAGAATAGTTTTTACTATAGGTCGAAAAATAATATTAAAGAAGACAAAATGAGGATCAGAGGACATCACCCTACATGCGACAACTTTTCTGGACATATTATTCAGTTAGGCGGTAAAACATATTGTGCAGGTTGCTTGGGAATGATTATTGGAGCCGTAATAGCACTTTTTGGAGGCTTATTCTATTTTTCTACTGGGCTTTATCTCAAAGAGGGCGCCATAGTTATTTTCTGGTTGGGTTTTTTTGGGGTTGCTGGTGGTTTGCTTCATTTCACACTATTCAATCTAAGTGGAATTTTTCGACTTTTCTTTAACATTCTATTTGTCCTAGGATCATTTTTTCTTTTCATCGGAATTGATATGATTACTAATAATCTAGCTTTAGATCTTTATGTCCTCATATTAATCATTTATTGGATCATAATTCGAATTATGGTTTCTCAACAAAGACATCAGAAGATTTGTATGTTGTGCAATCTGAAACCATGTAGTTCTTACGAATAA
- a CDS encoding TMEM175 family protein: MAPRDATPNFGTNRIEALTDGLFAIVMTILVLELSLRVRTHVLNESVTTMQILNEMWPEFNNYMISFLFLGIFWILHHYQFHYIKRVDGVMVWINILFLMTVALIPFCNSVVAYLGLSHALAILYFGICSVSFLLLYISWWYAIRNRRFVDSKIKQRTIDFMKKMLIIAIIIPSSGIIISFFNVEYSFTILSLLAPFLIIFTAVGGNYLESSGRMSRKALSILIVIYFILSLVIAGYLESFLNL, translated from the coding sequence ATGGCGCCCCGTGATGCTACGCCTAATTTTGGTACCAATCGCATAGAGGCTTTAACTGATGGTCTATTTGCTATCGTTATGACCATATTGGTACTGGAGCTCAGTTTGCGTGTACGAACACATGTTCTTAATGAATCGGTTACCACTATGCAAATACTAAACGAGATGTGGCCAGAATTCAACAATTATATGATAAGCTTCTTATTCTTGGGGATTTTTTGGATTTTACATCATTATCAGTTCCATTATATTAAGCGCGTTGATGGTGTGATGGTTTGGATAAACATCCTATTTTTAATGACTGTTGCCCTAATACCCTTCTGTAATAGTGTTGTTGCGTACCTTGGTCTCTCGCACGCTTTAGCCATATTATATTTTGGAATTTGTTCAGTATCTTTTCTTTTGCTTTATATTTCATGGTGGTATGCTATCAGGAATCGTCGATTTGTTGATAGTAAAATAAAACAACGAACAATAGATTTCATGAAAAAAATGCTAATAATTGCCATTATCATACCATCAAGCGGAATCATCATCTCTTTCTTTAATGTTGAATATAGCTTTACGATTCTTAGCCTATTGGCCCCATTTTTAATAATTTTTACCGCAGTAGGGGGTAATTATTTAGAGTCTTCGGGGAGGATGAGTAGAAAAGCATTATCCATCTTGATAGTTATATATTTCATTTTATCATTAGTTATAGCCGGCTACCTAGAAAGTTTTCTGAATTTATAG
- a CDS encoding nucleoside hydrolase translates to MVSIIYDCDPGIDDAVAILLAIKSRMCKLKAITSVAGNVTSEVGIRNIVKLLYLAGKHWLKERDPPIAEGSPEPLFHQFNPEIGKHMHGTDGLGNTEELFGKYKIPDKIPSEYEAIDLIISTILESKEPITLVATGPLTNIAKAVNRDPRIKDNLSNLVIMGGAINASSKINPVAEFNVYTDPDAAKIVLQSGMPILLVPLDVTKKNSFKEVDIHELEDTDNVIAEFIRRTLSHYMKTTRLRNGLDEDACYMHDALAMAIALNRNLMDTIKSEKFFIDVETQKGPTLGQIVANRAPVSEPKGYKPIEVCLDLDYQEFKKLFLETILE, encoded by the coding sequence TTGGTATCTATTATCTATGATTGCGATCCAGGAATTGACGATGCGGTTGCTATTTTGTTGGCAATTAAATCAAGGATGTGTAAATTAAAGGCCATAACAAGTGTAGCTGGAAATGTAACAAGTGAAGTTGGAATTAGGAATATTGTCAAGCTTCTTTATCTCGCAGGGAAGCATTGGTTAAAAGAAAGGGATCCACCAATAGCAGAGGGCTCACCAGAACCTCTTTTTCATCAATTTAATCCGGAAATAGGTAAACATATGCATGGAACTGATGGATTAGGAAATACCGAGGAATTATTTGGAAAGTATAAAATACCTGATAAAATCCCTTCGGAATATGAAGCCATAGATTTAATCATTTCGACAATCCTTGAAAGCAAAGAACCCATAACCTTGGTTGCCACAGGACCTTTAACTAATATTGCAAAAGCAGTAAATCGAGACCCTAGAATTAAGGATAATTTATCAAACTTAGTCATCATGGGAGGAGCTATTAATGCATCCAGTAAGATCAATCCTGTTGCCGAGTTCAATGTATATACAGATCCAGATGCTGCTAAAATCGTACTCCAATCAGGAATGCCTATTCTACTAGTACCACTTGATGTTACTAAAAAGAATTCTTTTAAGGAAGTTGATATTCACGAATTGGAAGATACAGACAATGTTATTGCCGAATTCATTCGTAGGACTTTATCTCATTATATGAAAACTACTAGATTACGTAATGGATTGGATGAAGACGCATGCTATATGCATGATGCTTTAGCTATGGCAATTGCATTAAATAGAAATTTAATGGACACTATCAAAAGTGAGAAATTCTTTATTGATGTAGAGACACAGAAAGGGCCAACTTTAGGCCAGATAGTAGCGAATAGGGCGCCAGTATCAGAGCCAAAAGGTTACAAGCCAATAGAAGTTTGCCTAGACCTAGATTATCAAGAATTTAAAAAATTATTTTTAGAAACGATTTTAGAATAA